In Spirochaetales bacterium, the following are encoded in one genomic region:
- a CDS encoding response regulator yields the protein MRRSPKQKLVEILLVEDSPGDIRLTIEALKESRIPNNMSVVKDGVEALAFLRKEGKYFNSPRPDFILLDLMLPKKDGHEVLKDIRSDTSLKNIPVAILTSSEDEGDIHKAYKYLVNGYIVKKADIKELARCIEHFWGFSGLTKTDMPLRAAPKIKKKVVVKKRRLIKPL from the coding sequence ATGAGGAGGTCTCCCAAGCAAAAACTGGTTGAAATCTTGCTTGTCGAAGATAGCCCCGGTGATATTCGCCTTACCATCGAAGCGTTGAAAGAAAGCCGTATTCCAAATAATATGAGTGTGGTCAAGGATGGCGTTGAAGCGCTCGCCTTTTTACGAAAAGAGGGAAAATACTTCAATTCACCGAGGCCGGATTTTATCCTGTTGGACCTTATGCTTCCCAAAAAAGACGGTCATGAAGTGTTGAAAGATATCCGTTCGGACACATCATTAAAAAACATCCCTGTCGCCATCCTTACCTCATCGGAGGATGAAGGCGATATTCATAAAGCATATAAATATCTGGTCAACGGTTATATTGTCAAAAAAGCGGATATCAAGGAGCTTGCCCGCTGTATCGAACATTTCTGGGGATTCTCGGGACTGACAAAAACCGATATGCCGTTGCGCGCGGCGCCCAAAATCAAAAAAAAGGTCGTAGTCAAAAAAAGGAGGCTGATAAAACCTCTATAA
- a CDS encoding transglycosylase domain-containing protein, whose product MTRKVLHIAKTALSVIVMLHCSFFIVAFTYIHSYIADNPKTTAIMHFRRNQHGYTLKPPAFMPLNEIPIDMVSALIFIEDYHFFRHSGIDIGSIKRAMEINRRLGYLAYGGSTITQQLSRTLFLNPDKNYFRKYCELLLALEMELILTKERILELYFNYAEWGGNCYGIADAAFFHFHNDVHDLTEEEKVILLTLLANPLDYAPETVVADTMMKARHDAIEVFFEEMKKAPPRFKSQIRVIE is encoded by the coding sequence ATGACGAGAAAGGTATTACACATTGCCAAAACGGCACTCAGCGTGATCGTGATGCTGCATTGTTCGTTTTTTATTGTCGCATTCACTTATATTCACTCATATATTGCCGATAATCCGAAAACAACAGCCATCATGCATTTCCGCAGAAATCAGCATGGGTACACACTCAAGCCCCCAGCGTTCATGCCCCTCAACGAAATTCCCATCGATATGGTAAGCGCACTCATATTTATCGAAGATTATCATTTTTTCCGGCATTCCGGTATCGATATCGGATCGATCAAAAGGGCGATGGAAATAAACAGGCGGCTGGGATATCTTGCTTATGGGGGAAGCACCATCACTCAGCAGCTTTCACGAACCCTCTTTCTCAATCCCGATAAAAATTATTTCCGCAAGTACTGCGAACTATTGCTCGCCCTCGAGATGGAACTCATATTAACAAAAGAGCGAATTCTCGAACTATATTTCAATTACGCCGAGTGGGGCGGCAATTGCTATGGCATTGCCGATGCCGCTTTTTTCCATTTCCATAACGACGTTCATGATTTAACAGAGGAGGAAAAAGTCATCCTCCTCACTCTCCTGGCCAATCCGCTCGATTATGCGCCGGAAACGGTGGTTGCCGATACAATGATGAAAGCCCGTCACGATGCGATTGAGGTATTTTTTGAAGAGATGAAAAAAGCCCCCCCGCGTTTCAAATCACAGATACGTGTCATTGAATAA
- a CDS encoding DUF1295 domain-containing protein: MTCDTVYHIFLYIETGSAAVVCILLLVISAPYGRHYRPGWGAVIHSRIAWIIMESPAFLLMLAFFAAGKGYTHIISVFFLLLWQAHYVHRALVYPFLLARNKKNFPILIVFMGFFFNILNGYINGYYLFVISPPYPVSWLLDIRCIIGSIVFMAGFAIHLHSDKILRELKNGRDNGYRVPFGGCYRYISCPNYFGEIIEWTGWAVLTWSVPGMVFALFTAANLLPRALSHHRWYRKTFPDYPRERKAIIPFLL; encoded by the coding sequence ATGACATGTGATACCGTCTACCACATTTTTCTATATATCGAAACCGGTTCGGCTGCCGTTGTCTGTATACTGCTTCTTGTCATTTCAGCGCCCTACGGAAGACACTACAGACCCGGCTGGGGCGCCGTGATACACTCACGAATCGCCTGGATTATCATGGAATCACCCGCTTTTCTTCTGATGCTTGCCTTCTTTGCGGCGGGAAAAGGCTATACACATATCATCTCCGTTTTCTTTCTATTACTGTGGCAGGCTCATTATGTTCACCGGGCACTGGTGTATCCTTTTCTGCTTGCACGGAATAAAAAAAATTTCCCGATTCTCATCGTTTTCATGGGTTTCTTCTTTAATATCTTAAACGGCTATATAAACGGTTATTATCTGTTTGTCATATCTCCGCCTTATCCCGTTTCCTGGCTCCTCGATATCCGTTGTATTATCGGATCGATCGTTTTCATGGCGGGATTTGCCATTCATCTCCATTCTGACAAGATACTCAGAGAATTAAAAAACGGCCGCGATAACGGCTATCGGGTCCCTTTTGGAGGTTGTTATCGTTATATTTCCTGCCCGAATTATTTTGGTGAAATCATCGAATGGACCGGATGGGCGGTTTTGACGTGGTCTGTGCCCGGTATGGTTTTCGCTTTATTTACCGCCGCCAATCTTCTGCCGAGGGCGCTCAGCCACCACCGATGGTACAGAAAAACGTTTCCCGATTACCCTCGGGAAAGAAAGGCTATTATTCCCTTTCTTCTTTAG
- a CDS encoding bifunctional (p)ppGpp synthetase/guanosine-3',5'-bis(diphosphate) 3'-pyrophosphohydrolase encodes MEKNALFDAVKFAVKAHHGQFRKGSMLPYIFHPLNVGRLLIEYNYPIDLVIAGFLHDTLEDTMVTVEEIENTFNKRIALLVENVSEKNKASSWENRKTETLENLRSAEADVLAVACADKLDNLRSMKKDFLTAGEELWRRFNRPREKQAWYYTSLASVFEERMKGISPFPMAAVFIREVKSFFVPTV; translated from the coding sequence ATGGAAAAAAACGCCCTGTTCGATGCCGTCAAATTCGCGGTAAAAGCACATCATGGGCAATTCAGAAAAGGATCGATGCTCCCCTATATATTTCATCCCTTGAATGTCGGCAGGCTGCTCATCGAATACAATTATCCGATAGACCTGGTGATCGCCGGATTCCTTCATGATACGCTCGAAGATACGATGGTAACCGTCGAAGAGATCGAAAACACCTTCAATAAAAGGATCGCATTACTGGTGGAGAACGTATCGGAAAAAAACAAGGCATCATCATGGGAAAACCGCAAAACGGAAACACTGGAAAACCTCAGGTCCGCGGAGGCCGATGTTCTCGCGGTTGCCTGTGCGGATAAACTCGACAACCTAAGGTCGATGAAAAAAGATTTTCTGACTGCGGGGGAAGAACTCTGGCGACGATTCAATCGGCCCCGGGAAAAACAGGCATGGTATTACACCAGTCTCGCTTCAGTTTTTGAGGAAAGGATGAAGGGGATTTCCCCGTTTCCAATGGCGGCGGTGTTCATCCGGGAGGTCAAAAGTTTTTTCGTTCCGACCGTATAA
- the maf gene encoding septum formation protein Maf, with protein MERIILASGSSRRKEILRRLHIPFRVIKPAFDEKSVIARTIEEIAGSCAEKKVENVARRLPTRKRKWVLGVDTLIELEKEIIGKPKNRHEAASILKRLSGKIHRVVSGIALLASNEYPVAVRVVTSAVKFKLLSDIEIQFYIKTGEWQGVAGAYRIQERGAFFVEWINGSYSNIVGLPISDFYDMLRENNYSFSLRQGN; from the coding sequence ATGGAAAGGATTATTCTTGCGTCCGGGTCATCGCGAAGAAAGGAAATTCTCCGTCGGCTTCATATTCCCTTCAGGGTTATAAAGCCCGCGTTTGACGAAAAATCGGTGATCGCCCGCACAATCGAAGAAATTGCCGGCAGTTGCGCTGAAAAAAAAGTCGAAAATGTGGCTCGCAGACTTCCGACGCGAAAGAGAAAATGGGTGCTTGGTGTCGATACCCTTATCGAATTGGAAAAAGAGATAATCGGTAAACCCAAAAATCGTCATGAAGCCGCGTCTATCCTGAAAAGGCTTTCGGGAAAGATACACAGGGTGGTTTCGGGTATTGCCCTTCTCGCCTCAAATGAGTATCCTGTTGCTGTACGGGTTGTAACGAGTGCCGTAAAGTTCAAACTGCTTTCGGACATCGAGATACAATTCTATATCAAAACCGGAGAATGGCAGGGTGTTGCCGGTGCCTACCGAATCCAGGAGCGGGGAGCTTTCTTTGTCGAATGGATAAACGGCTCATATAGCAACATAGTGGGGTTGCCAATATCCGATTTTTATGACATGCTCAGAGAAAATAATTATTCCTTCTCGTTGAGACAGGGTAATTAA
- the rpsB gene encoding 30S ribosomal protein S2: MAVVTMKNLLESGVHFGHQTKRWDPRMKKYIFAERNGIHIIDLQKTIAAIKEAYQVVRQNVLEGKSVLFVGTKKQAQQAIEREAKRCGMFYITNRWLGGMLTNFLTIKKSLLRLKKIEKMEIDGTFGSLTKKEISRFQKEKQRLEKNLNGIKEMKDLPGILFIIDTRKEAIAIAEARRLGIPIIAIVDTNCNPIGIDYPIPGNDDAIRAITLFTQIIANAVIEAENEVGLEVIETLQEEKEEGEDEEFASLIEKQGFIPDKDADSETENGEEKTETDNVEKAAVGASIGTSEEDDDQAVFTDMDYSNYEGEDDHKKEVKNETAEEIEEPIVNKIDKNQLDDDKLYEE; the protein is encoded by the coding sequence TTGGCAGTTGTAACAATGAAAAACCTTTTGGAATCGGGTGTCCATTTCGGCCATCAGACAAAACGATGGGACCCCAGGATGAAAAAGTACATTTTTGCAGAAAGAAACGGAATCCACATTATCGATCTTCAGAAAACCATCGCTGCAATCAAGGAAGCGTATCAGGTGGTAAGGCAGAATGTACTCGAAGGGAAATCCGTACTTTTTGTGGGAACGAAAAAACAGGCCCAGCAAGCCATAGAACGGGAAGCAAAACGATGCGGGATGTTCTATATCACCAACAGGTGGCTGGGGGGGATGCTCACCAATTTTCTCACAATCAAGAAATCCCTTCTCCGGTTGAAAAAGATCGAGAAAATGGAAATCGACGGGACATTCGGTAGTCTCACGAAAAAGGAAATCTCGCGCTTTCAGAAAGAAAAACAGCGACTCGAGAAAAACCTGAACGGCATCAAGGAAATGAAAGATCTTCCGGGTATCCTCTTTATTATCGATACCAGGAAGGAAGCGATCGCGATCGCCGAAGCACGGCGGCTTGGTATTCCCATTATTGCAATCGTGGATACCAATTGTAATCCGATCGGTATCGATTATCCCATTCCCGGCAATGACGACGCCATACGGGCGATCACCCTCTTTACCCAGATTATCGCGAATGCGGTGATCGAAGCGGAAAACGAGGTCGGTCTTGAAGTAATCGAAACCCTTCAGGAAGAAAAAGAAGAAGGGGAAGATGAAGAGTTCGCGTCGCTTATTGAAAAGCAGGGTTTTATCCCGGACAAGGATGCGGATTCGGAAACGGAAAATGGTGAGGAAAAAACCGAAACCGACAATGTCGAAAAAGCGGCTGTCGGCGCGAGTATCGGAACATCGGAAGAAGACGACGACCAGGCGGTTTTCACCGATATGGATTACTCCAATTATGAAGGAGAGGATGATCACAAAAAAGAGGTTAAAAACGAAACCGCGGAAGAGATTGAAGAACCCATTGTCAACAAAATAGACAAGAATCAGCTCGATGACGACAAACTTTACGAGGAATAG
- the tsf gene encoding translation elongation factor Ts, whose product MEIKAQDVKNLREATGAGMMDCKKALVTSNGDFKKAEKYLKEQGLAAAQKRAHRATNEGRIFSRVSPDMGILLELSCETDFVAKNKDFIALGEKLVAIINDKKLTAPSDELEACVKDVIAVIKENLVLRRFEVLKAGQDELLVQYIHGEGRIGVIVKLKVSEPALKENEKVKQTAFDLALHVAAFAPLYLSAGNVEEEYMKEQEEIFMKQAEKTGKPENVLKGIVKGKMNKHLADICLLDQAFVKDEKKNVASVLKDLGKEVGGNIEITDYLYFKIGSE is encoded by the coding sequence GTGGAAATTAAAGCTCAGGATGTAAAAAATCTCAGGGAAGCAACCGGTGCCGGAATGATGGATTGTAAAAAGGCATTGGTTACCTCGAACGGCGATTTCAAAAAGGCTGAAAAATATCTGAAGGAACAGGGTCTTGCCGCTGCGCAAAAAAGGGCCCACAGGGCGACAAATGAAGGAAGAATTTTTTCACGTGTTTCACCGGATATGGGAATCCTTCTGGAACTCTCATGTGAAACGGATTTTGTCGCAAAGAACAAGGATTTTATCGCACTTGGAGAAAAACTCGTAGCGATCATCAACGATAAAAAATTGACGGCCCCCTCGGACGAACTCGAAGCATGTGTGAAAGATGTCATAGCAGTGATCAAGGAGAACCTTGTTCTCAGGCGCTTTGAGGTTTTAAAAGCAGGGCAGGATGAACTGCTGGTTCAGTATATTCACGGTGAAGGTAGAATCGGGGTTATCGTCAAGCTGAAAGTATCGGAGCCGGCCCTGAAGGAAAACGAAAAAGTAAAGCAGACCGCTTTTGATCTGGCGCTTCATGTTGCGGCTTTTGCCCCCCTCTATCTTTCCGCAGGAAATGTGGAGGAGGAATACATGAAAGAACAGGAAGAGATATTCATGAAACAGGCGGAAAAAACGGGAAAACCCGAAAATGTTCTCAAAGGTATTGTCAAGGGAAAAATGAACAAGCATCTTGCAGATATCTGTCTTTTAGACCAGGCGTTCGTCAAGGACGAGAAAAAAAATGTAGCATCTGTTCTGAAAGATCTCGGCAAGGAAGTCGGCGGTAATATCGAAATCACGGATTATCTCTACTTCAAAATCGGCTCGGAATGA
- the frr gene encoding ribosome recycling factor — MEKVKHTAEDKMKKAVHALGEEFNNIRTGRASAALFEKIKVDYYEQKVPLNQVATISVPEARLVVIQPWDRSVLSEIEKAILKSELSVNPNNDGKVIRINIPPLTEERRKELVKLAKNIAEQSRVSIRNIRRDANEDLKKMQKSSEISEDSSKRGLDEIQKLTDKYIKDINDLLEKKEKEILEV; from the coding sequence ATGGAAAAAGTCAAGCATACTGCGGAAGACAAAATGAAAAAAGCAGTTCATGCGCTTGGGGAGGAGTTCAATAACATACGCACCGGTCGCGCTTCTGCGGCCCTGTTTGAGAAGATCAAGGTCGATTATTATGAACAGAAAGTGCCGCTTAACCAGGTGGCAACGATTTCGGTTCCCGAAGCCCGTCTGGTCGTCATTCAGCCGTGGGACCGGTCGGTTCTTTCCGAAATTGAAAAGGCGATTCTCAAATCCGAACTATCGGTGAATCCGAACAATGACGGCAAGGTTATCAGGATCAATATTCCCCCTCTGACGGAAGAACGCCGCAAGGAACTGGTCAAGCTGGCGAAAAACATCGCGGAACAAAGCAGGGTTTCGATTCGAAATATCAGGCGGGACGCAAATGAAGATCTTAAAAAGATGCAGAAATCATCGGAAATCAGTGAAGATTCATCGAAAAGAGGATTGGACGAGATACAGAAGCTGACGGACAAATACATCAAGGACATCAATGATCTGCTGGAAAAAAAAGAGAAGGAAATTCTTGAAGTTTAG
- the uppS gene encoding di-trans,poly-cis-decaprenylcistransferase gives MKEKTLLDHTRLPLHIGVIMDGNGRWARQRKKRRTFGHKEGLKAAKRVVRAAADIGIQCITLYAFSTENWKRTQQEVTFLMRLVKNHLRNELDFYREHRIRVIYSGDIPGLPGYVADELKGAAEDTRAFGGLIVNLAVNYGGQYEIVRACNRWLQNASRDSIPGEIPVLTAGDLEAHLDNPQLPPIDLVIRTGGERRLSNFFIWETAYAELYFDSKLWPDWDGNDLIDAILDFQKRERRFGNIK, from the coding sequence ATGAAAGAAAAAACGTTACTCGATCACACGCGGCTGCCGCTTCATATCGGTGTTATCATGGATGGCAACGGGAGATGGGCAAGGCAGAGAAAAAAACGACGGACATTCGGGCATAAGGAAGGCTTAAAGGCCGCAAAGCGGGTAGTCCGGGCGGCCGCGGATATCGGTATACAATGTATTACTCTTTATGCATTTTCAACCGAGAACTGGAAGAGAACGCAGCAGGAAGTAACCTTCCTCATGCGGCTCGTAAAAAACCATCTTCGAAATGAGCTTGATTTTTACCGGGAGCACCGGATCAGGGTCATTTACTCAGGCGATATTCCGGGGCTTCCGGGATATGTTGCCGACGAGCTTAAAGGGGCTGCGGAAGATACTAGAGCATTCGGGGGACTTATCGTCAACCTCGCCGTCAATTACGGTGGGCAGTATGAGATCGTGCGGGCCTGCAACCGCTGGCTTCAAAACGCCTCCCGCGATTCAATCCCGGGTGAGATCCCCGTGCTGACGGCGGGCGATCTGGAAGCGCATCTGGATAATCCGCAATTGCCGCCTATTGACCTTGTGATTCGTACCGGCGGTGAACGGCGGCTGAGCAATTTTTTTATCTGGGAAACCGCGTACGCGGAGTTGTATTTCGATTCGAAACTCTGGCCCGATTGGGACGGGAATGACCTGATTGACGCCATTTTAGATTTTCAAAAAAGAGAAAGAAGATTCGGCAATATAAAATGA
- a CDS encoding phosphatidate cytidylyltransferase gives MNKFIFRVLLAIIIFPLLYLFIFVITGFHFVALVLFILAFVVVGAFEVRNFFDKAHIPTFKYSAPILSVTIPLVTYFEVFFLTGYDALTYKWLIIVLAAMFIRTIFTVRKKNMNSIIPLAISSSFILIYPGLFMTYMIRLLAFRNSSCVFLFFLSLVFSNEIISYLCGKFFGQSTKLNLAISPNKTLVGFISGFVGSIATAVVFYFLVPDLFSADLFNVMLFGSLIGLTTIFGDLFESAMKRSANLKDSGFIMMGRGGILDTVDSFLLSAPVFYLIYPLIS, from the coding sequence ATGAACAAATTTATTTTTCGCGTATTACTGGCAATCATTATTTTCCCGCTTCTTTATCTTTTTATTTTTGTCATCACCGGGTTTCATTTTGTCGCGCTCGTTCTGTTTATTCTCGCTTTTGTCGTTGTCGGGGCGTTCGAGGTGCGGAACTTTTTCGATAAGGCGCATATTCCCACATTCAAATACAGCGCCCCGATTCTCTCGGTAACAATCCCGCTTGTCACCTATTTCGAGGTTTTTTTTCTTACCGGCTATGATGCTCTTACCTACAAGTGGCTTATCATTGTCCTTGCGGCCATGTTTATAAGAACTATTTTTACCGTGCGTAAAAAAAATATGAACAGCATCATCCCCCTTGCCATATCCTCTTCGTTTATCCTTATCTATCCGGGACTCTTCATGACCTATATGATTCGCCTGCTTGCTTTCAGGAATTCGAGCTGTGTTTTTCTGTTTTTTTTAAGCCTGGTATTCAGCAATGAGATCATCTCTTATCTATGCGGAAAGTTTTTCGGCCAGTCCACAAAACTCAATCTCGCGATAAGCCCGAACAAAACGCTGGTGGGTTTTATATCGGGATTTGTCGGTTCTATCGCGACCGCGGTTGTTTTCTATTTTCTTGTGCCGGACTTGTTTTCCGCGGATCTTTTCAACGTTATGCTTTTCGGCAGTCTGATCGGACTGACCACCATTTTCGGCGATCTTTTCGAATCCGCCATGAAACGATCGGCAAATCTCAAGGATTCCGGATTTATCATGATGGGGAGGGGCGGTATCCTCGATACCGTGGATTCCTTCCTTCTGAGCGCGCCGGTTTTTTACCTTATATATCCGCTTATCTCATAG
- a CDS encoding 1-deoxy-D-xylulose-5-phosphate reductoisomerase: protein MQKQSENKKVVILGSTGSIGENTLDVIRCDRHSFHVAGLSCHTNISRIFGQAKEFGAAAVAVTGQSGPDASGDGRPWTIYRGEDGLREMLVRLEPDIVVNGIAGANGLIPSIHAISCGADLALANKETIVMGGPLVFNLARGKGSRIIPVDSEHSALFQLLAGIPENRVSEIVITASGGAFRDLPVSRLSDVTVRDALKHPTWNMGKKITIDSATMGNKGLEIIEAHYLFGMPVEKIKVVIHPQSLVHSLVRTVDGCLFAQISKPDMRMPIHYALHYPDVAASGFGTLDLAGSEFTFLPVDENKYPMLFLAYRAVKAGMPYPVVYNAANEEAVEAFFGGAIRFTAISVIVEKTLDLVWENIVGSIEGIMETDKRARTCAREIIAETDR, encoded by the coding sequence ATGCAGAAGCAATCGGAGAATAAAAAGGTCGTGATTCTCGGCAGCACCGGCTCTATCGGAGAGAACACGCTCGATGTGATCCGATGCGACAGGCACTCGTTTCATGTTGCGGGGCTGTCCTGCCACACGAACATCAGCCGGATCTTCGGGCAGGCGAAAGAGTTCGGGGCCGCGGCCGTTGCGGTCACCGGACAGTCCGGGCCGGATGCTTCCGGTGACGGGCGTCCGTGGACGATCTACCGGGGTGAAGACGGCTTGAGAGAAATGCTGGTCCGGCTTGAGCCGGATATCGTCGTGAACGGGATTGCCGGTGCAAACGGTCTTATCCCTTCCATTCATGCGATCTCCTGTGGGGCGGATCTCGCGCTTGCAAACAAGGAAACGATCGTTATGGGGGGGCCGCTCGTATTCAATCTTGCGAGGGGAAAGGGCTCCCGAATCATTCCGGTTGATTCCGAACATTCTGCCCTTTTCCAGCTGTTGGCCGGCATACCGGAAAACAGGGTATCTGAAATCGTCATTACGGCCTCGGGGGGGGCTTTCCGCGACCTTCCCGTCTCCCGCCTTTCCGATGTGACGGTGAGGGATGCGCTCAAACATCCGACGTGGAATATGGGAAAGAAAATCACCATCGATTCGGCAACTATGGGAAACAAGGGGCTCGAGATCATCGAGGCGCATTACCTTTTCGGCATGCCTGTTGAAAAAATCAAGGTGGTGATACATCCCCAGAGTCTGGTCCATTCCCTTGTGAGAACGGTCGACGGCTGTCTTTTTGCCCAGATAAGCAAACCCGATATGCGGATGCCGATCCACTACGCCCTTCATTATCCGGATGTCGCGGCATCCGGTTTCGGAACACTCGATCTCGCCGGCAGCGAATTCACGTTCTTGCCGGTCGACGAAAATAAATACCCCATGCTTTTCCTTGCCTATCGGGCCGTCAAAGCGGGCATGCCTTATCCCGTTGTATACAATGCGGCAAACGAGGAGGCCGTGGAAGCGTTTTTCGGGGGCGCTATCCGGTTTACCGCGATTTCCGTTATTGTGGAGAAGACGCTTGATCTTGTATGGGAAAATATAGTAGGTTCTATAGAAGGAATCATGGAAACAGACAAACGGGCACGGACGTGCGCACGTGAAATCATTGCAGAAACAGACAGGTAG
- the rseP gene encoding RIP metalloprotease RseP translates to MDLLLIIIFGVFGLSFIIFIHELGHFIAAKISGVGVETFSIGFGKKLVGFTRKGTTYQLSMILLGGYCKLKGEMFKPDFTEEDFQQAKEEEGSFMAASTPRKIFIVIAGPLANILCAILLFSFISMAGTDIHTTIPKIVLFSEYPAGTETPVMAAASAGLKTGDVVSEIDNKKVGTYADIQRIVLAGEGRTMTFEVTREGSDAVLFIPVTPETNEESGRPMIGIWGWYDPVIGFLRHGGPAAGAGLKSGDRIISVNGTTIPHGAALRTLLSGRPETLAVAYERDGEVFNTAVTPEYNEAIQPESASFFIAALGIDFKGVVIHTPPVDPATAFVQGVGKTVYVFSVIVKAVETIATKGVRNITDLFAGPVRITETIGQQAVSGFSVGIGDGIKSFLEFICAISILLGLMNLLPIPVVDGGQVVLAVIMRIKKKLTSRFVYRYQYVGIVIIVLLTILAFSSDFLYYFRV, encoded by the coding sequence ATGGATTTGCTTTTAATTATCATTTTCGGTGTTTTCGGACTCAGTTTCATTATTTTCATTCATGAACTGGGCCATTTTATTGCCGCCAAAATCAGCGGGGTCGGGGTCGAAACATTCTCGATCGGGTTCGGAAAAAAACTGGTCGGATTTACCCGCAAGGGGACAACCTACCAGCTTTCGATGATTCTTCTCGGCGGTTACTGCAAACTCAAAGGAGAAATGTTCAAGCCCGATTTTACCGAAGAAGATTTTCAACAGGCAAAAGAAGAGGAGGGGTCTTTCATGGCCGCTTCCACCCCGCGCAAGATATTTATCGTCATTGCGGGCCCCCTGGCAAATATTCTCTGCGCGATTCTTTTATTTTCGTTCATTTCCATGGCCGGAACGGATATTCATACGACGATCCCGAAGATCGTTCTCTTTTCCGAATATCCTGCGGGAACCGAAACTCCCGTTATGGCCGCGGCCTCAGCCGGTCTCAAAACAGGGGACGTCGTCTCTGAAATCGATAACAAAAAAGTCGGCACCTATGCGGATATTCAGCGGATTGTTCTGGCCGGCGAAGGCAGGACGATGACCTTCGAGGTCACGAGGGAGGGGAGTGATGCCGTCTTGTTTATTCCGGTTACCCCCGAAACGAATGAAGAGTCGGGGAGACCGATGATCGGTATCTGGGGGTGGTACGATCCCGTTATCGGATTCCTCCGGCACGGAGGGCCGGCGGCCGGGGCGGGACTCAAATCCGGCGACCGGATTATCAGTGTCAACGGGACAACGATTCCTCACGGCGCTGCGCTGCGTACTCTATTGAGCGGCCGGCCGGAAACACTCGCTGTTGCGTATGAGCGGGACGGGGAGGTCTTCAATACAGCCGTCACGCCCGAATATAACGAGGCGATTCAACCGGAATCCGCATCCTTTTTTATCGCCGCCCTTGGAATCGATTTCAAGGGAGTGGTCATTCATACGCCGCCTGTCGATCCCGCAACGGCGTTCGTGCAGGGCGTGGGCAAGACGGTGTATGTTTTTTCCGTGATCGTCAAGGCGGTCGAGACGATCGCGACAAAAGGCGTCCGGAATATCACGGATCTCTTTGCGGGACCGGTCCGTATCACCGAGACAATCGGCCAGCAGGCGGTTTCGGGATTCAGTGTGGGAATCGGGGACGGAATAAAAAGCTTTTTGGAGTTTATCTGCGCCATCAGCATTTTGCTGGGGTTGATGAACCTCCTTCCCATTCCCGTTGTGGACGGCGGACAGGTGGTGCTCGCCGTTATCATGAGGATTAAAAAGAAATTGACATCGAGATTTGTCTACCGGTACCAATATGTGGGTATTGTGATTATCGTTCTTCTCACCATACTCGCCTTTTCCAGTGACTTTTTATATTATTTTAGAGTCTGA
- a CDS encoding CpXC domain-containing protein has translation MKKTITCFCESEFEAELPDRVDCKKHPETVDSIIDGSFLNIRCPECGKVLKPEVPFLLEHVGGDFSVYFIPELDRVAYFLGNLEYTIGAPARVVIGYPELVEKLLIMKAGLDDRVIEAIKFYLLQKATDTSKDEDRDIAISFREQKPGALVFHIEGMKEDTIGVSEIKQEMYDKIKTDIDGKVKEEPFNTFLVPPYVSLNRVYMEK, from the coding sequence ATGAAAAAGACAATAACCTGTTTTTGTGAGTCTGAGTTCGAAGCGGAGCTTCCGGATCGCGTTGACTGTAAAAAGCATCCAGAAACGGTCGATTCCATTATCGACGGCAGTTTCCTCAATATACGTTGTCCGGAGTGCGGCAAGGTACTCAAACCCGAGGTTCCGTTTCTGCTCGAACATGTCGGGGGAGATTTTTCGGTCTATTTCATTCCCGAACTCGACAGGGTCGCCTATTTTCTGGGAAACCTCGAATATACTATCGGGGCGCCCGCGCGTGTGGTCATCGGATATCCGGAACTTGTCGAAAAACTCCTCATTATGAAAGCGGGACTCGACGACAGGGTGATCGAGGCGATTAAATTCTATCTGCTTCAGAAGGCGACGGACACGTCGAAGGATGAAGATCGGGATATCGCCATTTCCTTCAGGGAACAAAAACCCGGGGCCCTCGTTTTTCATATCGAGGGAATGAAAGAGGATACTATCGGTGTTTCCGAGATCAAACAGGAAATGTACGATAAAATAAAGACCGATATAGACGGCAAGGTAAAAGAAGAGCCCTTCAATACCTTTTTGGTCCCTCCCTATGTGTCATTGAACAGGGTGTATATGGAAAAATGA